From the Pseudomonadota bacterium genome, one window contains:
- the thpR gene encoding RNA 2',3'-cyclic phosphodiesterase: protein MPRLFVAIDLPEPQRELIRSICDGLPDARWVPAAQIHLTLRFIGEVDGAIFREIRDTLAGIKGTPFQIRVTGLGHFPPRREPKVLWLGISPDEQVRFLRKRIESSLVRMGLNSEKRKFSPHITIARFKTPPRGLRLADYLASHSLFETPPCEINTFHLYSSHLTGKGADHRIESSYPLTL from the coding sequence ATGCCCAGACTTTTTGTTGCCATAGATCTTCCCGAACCACAGAGGGAACTCATTCGTTCCATCTGTGACGGATTGCCTGATGCGCGCTGGGTTCCGGCCGCGCAGATCCATCTTACCCTGCGCTTCATCGGCGAGGTTGACGGCGCCATTTTCCGTGAAATTCGCGATACCCTTGCCGGAATAAAGGGGACGCCATTTCAGATTAGGGTCACGGGCCTTGGCCACTTCCCGCCGCGGCGTGAGCCCAAGGTGCTGTGGCTCGGGATCAGCCCCGATGAACAGGTGAGGTTTCTACGGAAACGGATTGAGTCTTCACTTGTACGAATGGGCCTGAATTCAGAGAAGCGCAAGTTTTCACCACATATTACGATAGCCAGATTCAAGACCCCTCCCCGGGGTCTAAGACTGGCCGATTATCTCGCCAGTCACAGTCTTTTTGAAACCCCACCCTGTGAAATTAACACCTTCCACCTCTATTCAAGCCACCTGACCGGAAAAGGTGCTGATCACCGGATTGAAAGCTCCTACCCGCTTACCCTGTGA
- the aroD gene encoding type I 3-dehydroquinate dehydratase: protein MSIFASDPDRALAAAVSAGEAADLVELRLDAMEVPDPAFFLSRLETPVLITCRPEWEGGCFRGSEVERRDILMAAIRDGAAYVDIELKTAVEMRQLLLAAAKEKGVKSIVSWHDFKTTASAKALESIFQEQCRTGADVGKIVTTARDFRDVLRVLGLQELSHETGFPLCAFCMGKAGVISRIATLEMGGFMSYAAADDGQPAAPGQLSVSVMRRIMEALADGRD, encoded by the coding sequence GTGTCGATATTTGCCAGTGATCCCGACCGGGCGCTGGCCGCCGCTGTCAGTGCGGGCGAGGCAGCCGATCTTGTCGAATTGCGCCTTGATGCCATGGAAGTTCCAGACCCCGCCTTTTTCCTGTCCAGGCTTGAGACTCCGGTCCTGATCACCTGTCGCCCGGAATGGGAAGGCGGCTGCTTCAGGGGAAGCGAGGTAGAACGGCGGGATATACTGATGGCAGCGATCAGAGATGGTGCTGCGTATGTTGATATTGAATTGAAAACGGCTGTGGAGATGAGGCAATTGCTGCTTGCTGCCGCCAAGGAAAAGGGCGTCAAGTCCATTGTCTCCTGGCATGATTTCAAGACAACGGCATCAGCGAAAGCCCTTGAATCGATTTTTCAGGAGCAGTGCCGGACCGGTGCTGATGTGGGTAAAATAGTTACCACGGCGCGGGATTTCAGGGATGTTTTGCGGGTTCTCGGGCTGCAGGAACTTTCCCATGAAACCGGTTTCCCGCTCTGTGCCTTCTGCATGGGAAAGGCAGGAGTCATCAGCCGGATTGCCACCCTGGAGATGGGCGGTTTCATGAGTTATGCCGCTGCCGATGACGGGCAGCCCGCTGCTCCCGGGCAATTATCCGTTTCTGTAATGCGCAGGATCATGGAGGCTCTTGCAGATGGGCGGGATTGA